TTCTGGCTCCTGCTTCGGGAACGATTCCCGCTCGGAAAATGCGGAAATGCGTTAAAGAGCAGCCGGTATAATTCCTCAACTATAGTTGAGGTCAATAGCGAATGGACAAAAAAGAGGCGCCCGTCGGGCGCCCCTGAAATTCCGCGACGATGGCTCAGTCAGAACTTCGCCGTCATGCTGATCCAGAAACGGCGGCCTTCCATGACCGTGTTGAAGTCGTCGGTGCCGACATCCTTATCGAAGACATTGTAGATGGCGGCATTGAGATCGACATTTTCAGCAACCGCATATTTTGCGCCGATATCGAGCGTGGTGTAGGCATCATATTTACGTCCTGACTTGCCGTTGATCGTCACCGGCGTGCCGTTGGTGCCGATGCGCGGGCCGGCATTGATTTCCGATCCGTGGTAATTCACCGAAGCCCAGGCTTCCAGCCCATCGATCGGGGTTACCCAGTCACCGCGCAGATTGGCCATATGTTCAGGCGTCCGAGCCAGTGGGAAATCTTCATAATCGCCGGTCTTCTGTTCGGAATGCGTATAGGTGTAATTACCGCGCAACGTCAGTTCCGGCGTCGCATACCAGGTCGCCGTCAGCTCCACGCCCTGGATGATCGCATCGTCAATATTGTAATTATACCAGAGACGATAGTTGCGGTCCTCGCTCCAGCGGGCCGGCGTTCCATTCGGATTGAGCACCAGCGCGTTGGAAATCTTGTCTTTGAAATCCGTGTAGAAATAGGTGGCGCCAAGGGCGACGTCGCCATTGTCCCAAAGGGCCGCTATTTCGTAACTCGTGCTCTTTTCCGCTTCGAGATTGGGATCGCCGATGATCACGCCGCAGGTGCCGCTCGGGCCATAGCTGCAACCGCCACCGCCCGTGGTATAGGCATAACCCGGCGCGATCTGGCGGATTTCTGGGGCGCGGAAACCGGTGGAAACGCCACCCTTGATGGTCAGCTCTTCAGTGGCGCTCCAGACGCCATAAAGCCGCGGGCTGAAATGATTGCCGTATTTCTCGTGATTATCGAGACGGAGACCGCCCGTCAGCGCAAAATTATCAACGATGCGCCATTCATCCTCGAGGAAAAGCGCCCATTGCGTTGCGGAGAAGGTTTCGTCGCCGCCAGCGCGGCGGCCTGGGTTCTGGTCGGTCAGCCGCGCCTCGAAATATTGCCCGCCAGTCACCAGTGTGTGGCTACCGAAAAGCTCAAAGGGCGTGGCAAATTTGCCATCGAGAACGGTGTTGCGGATCTCCGGTGAGCGCGGATTTTCCGTCACCCTGCCAGTACGGATGTTTCTGGTGAAGTTGGTACGCTCGGCCCATTCCTGCTGGAACGAGAATTCGGACGTGGTCGGCCCCCAGCGGCCCGTATGCGAAAGCGACCAGTGATCCCGGGTGTTGGTGTTGTAGGTGCTGTTGGCATCCGTCGCGGCCAGCGTATCGCCGGGTTCAGCGTCGCGGCGCAGGCGGGTCTTGCCGCCTTCCAGATAGATGTCGTGATCTTCATTCGGCGTGAATGTCAGGCGGCCGTTGAAATCATATTCCTTGGCGCCCGTGGTGCCGTTCAGAATACGGTCTTCGCCGCGCGTAAAACCCCTGCCCCAGACCTGCAGACCAAGCTGATCCTTGAGGATCGGCCCGTTGGCGTACCAGGAGACCTGGCCGCTATTGCCGAATTTCGAATGTTGTTGAACCGTGCCTTCAGTGGTGACGGAGCCGGACCAGACATCGCCGACCTTGCGGGTGATGATGTTGATGACACCGCCCATGGCGTCCGAACCATAAAGCGAGGACATTGGACCCCGCACCACCTCGATGCGCTCGATTGCCGAGACCGGCGGCACGAAACTCTGTTCGAAGCCGGAATTGCCATTGGTGCGGGCATCGCGCGTGCTCTGCCTTTTACCGTCGACGAGGATCAGCGTGTAAGCGCCGGGCAGACCACGAATGAAAACATCCTTTTCATTGGCAATGCCGGTGACGGACACGCCCTGCACTTCCCGCAGGGCATCGGTCAGGTCGCGATAAGACCCCTTTTCCAGATCCTCCCGCGTAACCACCGTGATGCTGGCAGGTGCGTCCTTCACATTCTGCTCGAAGCCGGATGCGGTGATAACGATTTGCTGAAGAACCGTGGTTCCCTCGGGCGCCTGCTGCGCGAAAACCGGCAGAGCAAAGCCCAAGGCCGTTCCCGCCATTGCTGCCGAAAAACCGGCCTTTATTATTATCGCAGTCCTGTTCTGGCCGCGGTACTTCAATTCCATGTTATGCCCCCGCATTTAACTTGAGAATTAGACCCCACTTATTTAGGAGGGGATGCGGGCGCAATGCGTTTGTTTTCGAACAGTTCTAAATTCCATAAATTGCAAAAAGGGCTCCCCGGATG
The DNA window shown above is from Agrobacterium tumefaciens and carries:
- a CDS encoding TonB-dependent receptor plug domain-containing protein gives rise to the protein MELKYRGQNRTAIIIKAGFSAAMAGTALGFALPVFAQQAPEGTTVLQQIVITASGFEQNVKDAPASITVVTREDLEKGSYRDLTDALREVQGVSVTGIANEKDVFIRGLPGAYTLILVDGKRQSTRDARTNGNSGFEQSFVPPVSAIERIEVVRGPMSSLYGSDAMGGVINIITRKVGDVWSGSVTTEGTVQQHSKFGNSGQVSWYANGPILKDQLGLQVWGRGFTRGEDRILNGTTGAKEYDFNGRLTFTPNEDHDIYLEGGKTRLRRDAEPGDTLAATDANSTYNTNTRDHWSLSHTGRWGPTTSEFSFQQEWAERTNFTRNIRTGRVTENPRSPEIRNTVLDGKFATPFELFGSHTLVTGGQYFEARLTDQNPGRRAGGDETFSATQWALFLEDEWRIVDNFALTGGLRLDNHEKYGNHFSPRLYGVWSATEELTIKGGVSTGFRAPEIRQIAPGYAYTTGGGGCSYGPSGTCGVIIGDPNLEAEKSTSYEIAALWDNGDVALGATYFYTDFKDKISNALVLNPNGTPARWSEDRNYRLWYNYNIDDAIIQGVELTATWYATPELTLRGNYTYTHSEQKTGDYEDFPLARTPEHMANLRGDWVTPIDGLEAWASVNYHGSEINAGPRIGTNGTPVTINGKSGRKYDAYTTLDIGAKYAVAENVDLNAAIYNVFDKDVGTDDFNTVMEGRRFWISMTAKF